From a region of the Fischerella sp. JS2 genome:
- a CDS encoding tetratricopeptide repeat protein, whose amino-acid sequence MVCWRCFVASGFIILLTLGCSDWANSAGKNSRQLVQETNVNRLFSEAETTQKAEKFFQQGNSFLNSQRYKDAIAAFDQAIAIKYQFAEAWINRGNALTKLQRYQEALASYNQAIAIQPNRDEAWYNKGNTLNTLQRYQEALASYDRAIAIKSDKYEAWINRGIALTKLRRYQEAIASYDRVIAIKPDKDLAYYNKACTYALQNKVELAAENLKKAMKLVPGKYEELAKTDSDFNKVRADSRFQELLQ is encoded by the coding sequence ATGGTTTGTTGGCGTTGCTTTGTAGCCTCTGGCTTCATAATTTTATTGACATTAGGTTGTAGCGATTGGGCAAATTCAGCAGGGAAAAATAGTAGACAACTTGTCCAAGAAACTAATGTTAACCGATTATTTTCGGAAGCAGAAACGACGCAAAAAGCAGAAAAATTTTTTCAGCAAGGCAATTCTTTCTTAAATTCCCAACGATACAAGGATGCGATCGCAGCTTTTGATCAAGCTATTGCTATTAAATATCAGTTTGCTGAAGCTTGGATTAATCGAGGCAATGCCTTAACAAAATTACAGCGTTATCAGGAAGCATTAGCATCATATAATCAGGCGATCGCTATTCAACCTAATAGAGATGAGGCATGGTACAACAAAGGTAATACCCTCAATACACTGCAACGCTATCAAGAAGCACTAGCATCCTATGATCGAGCGATCGCAATTAAATCAGATAAATATGAGGCTTGGATTAACAGAGGTATTGCCCTGACAAAATTGCGACGCTATCAAGAAGCAATAGCATCTTATGATCGAGTAATCGCCATTAAACCTGACAAAGATTTAGCTTATTACAATAAAGCGTGTACTTACGCTCTACAGAACAAGGTAGAACTAGCTGCTGAAAACTTAAAAAAGGCTATGAAGCTTGTTCCTGGGAAATATGAGGAGTTAGCAAAAACTGACTCTGATTTTAATAAAGTGCGTGCTGATAGCCGCTTTCAAGAATTATTACAGTAG